tatggtagtgagtgttgggcactgaagaagtcatatgtgtctaagataagagttgcaaaaatgaaaatgttaaggtagatgagtagtcatactagactagataaagtccataatgagagtactagagaaaaggtaggagtggtgccaattgaggataagttgagagaagaaagattgaggtggtttggtcatgtgaagcgtagacatgcgGAGGCtctaattagacaagtagagcacattaggttaaagaatagaaagaaaagaaagggtagacctaaactgacttggagaatagtagtacaacatgacttaaaagcattacatatttccgaggatttaacccaaaatcgtttagaattgATAAAGAGAAtacatatagccgaccctaaattcttgggataaaggcttagttaagttgagttaagttatttatttctttaaaaaattaaggaagtattaattattttttcccAATTTTGTCCTTATCTATTATTATTTCCAATGTATTTATCTCTTCCTATTATTTTTCCTTATCATAATCAAATATAAGGATATTTTAGTcaattattagtttttttttacataaaagtgagattattcaattattttcttaatttttatttctttgtaaatcataaattattgataaaaataatcTATACATTTGGCAatgtagaaaaataaaaaatgatatgGTGTAGttaaatgaattttataattaaatagctAAAATCGTAATATAAGATATATGGGTATTTATAAGTTACTAATATATGAAATACGTGCATTGCATATGCATTAAATAGTTTAtaagatataattattttatttatatatacacataaaattaaatattaaatttaattatttgtattaaaatattaaaattttttaataattgcaattaaaatttaattagtttaatatatttttttgataCCTAATATTATTATTGTTCTAGTTAAATTATTCTACATCTTCAAATGTTGTAAAATTGCAAAATAAGATTTCCCTATATAATATTAAGAAAATTAAGTTAATAATTACCTTTTTTTTTAACATCAAAACGTATTTAATATCCTTAACTTTTTTAGGGCTAAGTGGTTGTGAATAGATTCAAATCTTTTTCCCTAcgtatttaattattgtttctTGTAGCCCAAAGAATTAAAGAAGtggaataattaaatattaaatatcaaATTCATTCATTATATTTACGTATATTTAGAAAAATTCTCTAACATTTATGTTGGAATCAACTTAACAAGACGTAAATATTTGTCCTTTGTCAAATGTTACAAACTTGCCATCCACAACCCTATTGGGAGGATCATCCATTTCAACATTAATTAGTTTCCAcatatatttttctatttattttttttttttagaggaCCAACTAGTTCCACATATCAATTTATAGAATAAAAGAATTTTCTATTAATATTCTTAATTAATTTTGTGGATTTTTTACATATTTTCCAAAAGTGAATTAATATATACTTTACTTCTCCAAAAAGGCAAAAACACCACTCAACCACAAGTGACCTCCCCAACAACTTggtaacaaatatatatatatatatataaaataataaataagaaaTTAAGGCTTTGAATCTCAATATCTAGCAAAgtcttaatttcttaattataaaatatacataaaattacataatttaaaaagttattaataacaaattttattttattttattcagatCTCCATTTTTGAGAAGAAATTGTTTGTGGGTCAGGCCTGAACAATACTGTAGAGTGTAATTTTGGGCTGGGTTGAGCCCGGCCCATTTATATCAAAACAAATGTTGGGTTTTGTGGTTGAGAAATCGAGACGCATTTTTTTTTAAACGGCAAACGACTTACCGTTTCTCTGTCTCTCTCTGCGCCTGCCGCTAGTGAACTCTGCGAGTGATGCCTTCGCTTCGATGGCAGCTCCCACTCTGAAACGAGTCCTTCTCTCTCCTCCAAAACTCATAAAACCCAATTCTCTCTCCTACTTCTCCTCCCAATCATCTACATCTGCCGATAAACCCCCTATAGTTTCCACCGTCGTTTCACTTCTTACCCACCACCGCTCCAAATCCCGATGGAACCATCTCCGCTCTCTCCTTTCATCTACCAACACCCTCACCCCTGTGCACTTTTCCCAAATCGCTTTCCATTTAAAATCGAATCCCCATCTTGCCCTCCGCTTCTTCCACTTCACTCTACACAACTCTTTCTGCTCCCACAACCTGTACTCTTACTCCACCATCATCCACATCCTCTCCCGGGCTCGCCTCAAGTCTCCTGCCCAGTCTATTATCCGGGCTGCTCTCACCTCACCCGTGTTGTTTGATCGTAGTATTGCACCAGTGAAATTCTTAGAGGTGCTAGTGAAAACGTATAGGGAATGCGATTCTGCTCCGTTTGTGTTTGATTTGTTGATAAAATCTTGTCTTGAGTTGAAAAAGATTGATGGTTCAATAGAAATTGTGAGGATGTTGAGGTCTCGTGGGATTAACCCACAAATTAAAACTTGTAATTCGTTGATTTGTAGCGTTTCAAGGTATAGAGGGTCTTACGCGGGTTATGGACTTTTTAGGGAGGTTTTTGGATCCAAGGATAATGAGACTGAGGAAGAGGTGAAAAGGAATGTTAGAGCCAGGCCTAATGTACATAGTTTTAATGAGTTGATGATGGGCTTTTACAGAGATGGTGAAATGGAGATGGTTGAGGAGGCATGGAATGAAATGGAGAGATTTGGATGTGTTCCAAACGGGTTTAGCTATAGTGTCTTGCTGGCTACGTTGTGTGAGGAAGGGAAGATAAAGGAAGCGGAGAAGTCGTGGGAAGAAATGAGAGCAAGGGGAATAAAGCCTGATGTTGCAGCTTATAATACTATCATTGGTGGATTTTGCAAGATTGGGGACATCGAGAAATCCGAGGAGATTTTAAGAGAAATGGAACTGAGTGGAGGAGAAAGTACTTGCGTTACTCTTGAGCACCTAATCAATGGCTACTGTAGAGTTGGGGATGTTGATTCTGCGATTCTTGTGTATAAGGATATGTGTAGGAAAGATTTTAGGCCTGAAGCTTCAACTATAGATTTGTTGGTTGGAGGGCTCTGTGAGAAGAAAAAAGTTGCTGAAGCTTTGGAGATTATGAGGATTGCAATGAGAAATGTTAGTTTTCATCCAAGTGGGAAGAGTTACGAGTTCTTGATTAACGGGTTATGCGAGGATGGTAAGATGGAAGAAGCATTGAAGCTTCAGGCCAAGATGGCAGGCAAAGGGTTTGAGCCAAATCCAAAGATTTATGGTGCTTTTATTGAAGGATATATGAAGTTAGGAAATGAGGAAATGGTAGCGATTTTAATAAAGGAAATGTCTGAAGCTCAAAAGCAGCAGGAAGAGAATTAGATGTTTATCATTGACAAGCTGGGACCCTGCAACTCCAATCATGTTAATCACTTGGCAAAGATGGGAAGCCATGGTATGCTTATGTGGAAAAATGTGTCTTCGTTTTGTGCTTTTAATGCAATATTTTTTCAACATTTTTTCATGGACAGGACCAGTACAGATGTTTGAGAGCTTTTAACTTTGGTGGATTGGCTGCCATGCTCTTAATGTTGCAAGTTGCAACAAGGTAAAATGAAAGATGATGATGCATACTATTCTATCATTGTAAATGTTTGATTTGAATATGCTTGTTTATTTAAATTATCCTCAATGAATGCATCAGTCATTATGCATGTAGATTATGTAAATGTATAAGCAAACTTGCCACCGCCTCAAGGTCATGTAATTTATCAGATGTCCTGAAATTATTCAGGAAGTGTTTACAAGTACTCTTATTCTTCTAGCAAAGAATTATACTGTGGTATTCCAGCACCTTCATCAGTGATACTAGTCAAAAATCTATGGAATTTTGTGGTAGCCATTTGGCCTAAATCAACCAAGGTTTCTCTATATTTCTCTACTACAATGATTTTGATACTCATAAAATCATTTGATACGAGCTAACTGATATTCAAGTGTTCTAAAATGGTCAGAGAACAGAAGTCGAGCAATTTCCAGGATGTTTCAACCGAGGAAACTAAGTTGTCCTTCTttctgaaggaaaaaaaaaaaaaaaaggaggagcTGTGAAGAATCAGAAAGTGATTCTTTGCCAGCTGATTCATGCTAATTTTGTTGAAAAAGGATTCAGTTCTTCTTGTATGTTAAATTGGATTTTGAGAAGACAATtatgcaaatgaaaaatttttgacaAGTTACTTTATTTTTTTCATCTCGGTTGATACAGTATGTATTTTAAACCTCAGGTTTATGTCACTAAGAAGCATTTCTGTACCTCATTGAAAGCTAGATTTTAGGCTTTCCTCAATATTTGATGAGTTATTATGAAATTGCTATTTTGAATTTGTGATCCTTATTGAATGA
The Hevea brasiliensis isolate MT/VB/25A 57/8 chromosome 15, ASM3005281v1, whole genome shotgun sequence genome window above contains:
- the LOC110665076 gene encoding pentatricopeptide repeat-containing protein At2g15980, with the translated sequence MAAPTLKRVLLSPPKLIKPNSLSYFSSQSSTSADKPPIVSTVVSLLTHHRSKSRWNHLRSLLSSTNTLTPVHFSQIAFHLKSNPHLALRFFHFTLHNSFCSHNLYSYSTIIHILSRARLKSPAQSIIRAALTSPVLFDRSIAPVKFLEVLVKTYRECDSAPFVFDLLIKSCLELKKIDGSIEIVRMLRSRGINPQIKTCNSLICSVSRYRGSYAGYGLFREVFGSKDNETEEEVKRNVRARPNVHSFNELMMGFYRDGEMEMVEEAWNEMERFGCVPNGFSYSVLLATLCEEGKIKEAEKSWEEMRARGIKPDVAAYNTIIGGFCKIGDIEKSEEILREMELSGGESTCVTLEHLINGYCRVGDVDSAILVYKDMCRKDFRPEASTIDLLVGGLCEKKKVAEALEIMRIAMRNVSFHPSGKSYEFLINGLCEDGKMEEALKLQAKMAGKGFEPNPKIYGAFIEGYMKLGNEEMVAILIKEMSEAQKQQEEN